A DNA window from Phragmites australis chromosome 11, lpPhrAust1.1, whole genome shotgun sequence contains the following coding sequences:
- the LOC133884809 gene encoding U-box domain-containing protein 29-like yields MDAAVVGQQARRRIQPPAPIVMAAAPPTPAAFRCPISLEVMRSPVSLPTGATYDRASIQRWLDSGHRTCPATRLPLASTDLVPNLLLRRLIHLHAATLPPSPSPEQVLSQLAAADGEPAAAEKAVRSLAAKIAPEKGKQASVASAVAADLDSAVPALLSFAKGGAGADARVDAVRILATVAPELVSYLTEDGAEKRGRMKMAVEALAAVLSADRVREETKEALIVTLVAGDLGRVLTTLLGAGANGAAVLEAVLTSPAADADAKTAIADRSELFTDLVRILRDAASPAAIRCMAAAVQVRGRPARASMVRAGAVPALALAVAAAPTAAAESALRLLAEAARCGDGKAAIAADAAEVAAAVMGRMIRVGPAGREAAVAVLWLSCCAGGGERRMREAVAAAPEAVGKLLVVMQGDCSPTTSRMAGDLLRAVRLEQERKGMTAAYDSRTIHVMPY; encoded by the coding sequence ATGGACGCGGCCGTCGTCGGGCAGCAGGCGAGGCGGCGGATCCAGCCACCGGCGCCGATCGTGATGGCCGCGGCTCCGCCGACGCCGGCCGCGTTCAGGTGCCCGATCTCGCTGGAGGTGATGCGGTCGCCCGTGAGCCTCCCCACCGGCGCCACGTACGACCGGGCGTCCATACAGCGATGGCTCGACTCCGGCCACCGCACCTGCCCGGCCACGCGGCTGCCGCTGGCGTCGACCGACCTGGTCCCCAACCTGCTCCTGCGCCGCCTCATCCACCTGCACGCCGCCACGCTCCCGCCATCGCCTTCGCCGGAGCAGGTGCTGTCGCAGCTTGCGGCCGCGGACGGGGAGCccgcggcggcggagaaggCCGTGCGCTCTCTGGCGGCCAAGATAGCGCCGGAGAAAGGGAAGCAGGCGTCCGTCGCGTCCGCCGTGGCCGCCGATCTCGATTCTGCTGTGCCGGCTCTCCTCTCATTCGCGAAGGGCGGGGCGGGTGCTGACGCGCGGGTCGACGCGGTGAGGATCTTGGCTACCGTAGCTCCGGAGCTGGTCTCTTACCTCACCGAGGACGGGGCAGAGAAGCGtgggaggatgaagatggccgTGGAGGCCTTGGCCGCCGTCCTGTCCGCGGACCGAGTTagggaagagactaaggaagcCCTCATCGTTACCCTCGTGGCCGGTGATTTGGGCCGCGTCTTGACGACGCTGCTCGGCGCGGGCGCGAACGGCGCCGCGGTCCTCGAGGCGGTCCTGACGTCGCCCGCGGCGGACGCCGACGCCAAGACCGCCATCGCCGACCGGTCGGAGCTATTCACGGATCTCGTGCGGATCCTCAGGGACGccgcgtcgccggcggcgatcCGGTGCATGGCCGCGGCGGTGCAGGTCCGCGGGCGTCCCGCGCGCGCGTCGATGGTGCGGGCCGGCGCCGTCCCGGCCCTGGCGCTGGCCGTCGCGGCCGCGCCCACGGCCGCCGCGGAGTCCGCGCTGCGGCTGCTAGCGGAGGCCGCCCGCTGCGGCGACGGCAAGGCGGCCATCGCCGCGGACGCCGCCGAGGTCGCGGCCGCCGTGATGGGCCGGATGATCCGGGTGGGGCCGGCGGGGCGGGAGGCCGCCGTTGCGGTGCTGTGGCTGTCCTGCTGCGCAGGGGGCGGGGAGCGGAGGATGCGGGAGGCCGTGGCCGCGGCACCCGAGGCGGTGGGGAAGCTGCTCGTGGTGATGCAGGGGGACTGCTCCCCAACCACGTCGCGGATGGCCGGCGACCTGCTGCGGGCGGTGAGGCTGGAGCAAGAGCGGAAGGGCATGACCGCCGCCTACGACAGCCGCACCATCCATGTCATGCCGTACTGA
- the LOC133884095 gene encoding uncharacterized protein LOC133884095, whose protein sequence is MAQPRPPFDFDLNEPPPPEDDGANDASPAPVPVREPSPQVPMPPPSPVLDLEAPLSPLDEDDDDADAQPPGPPSLPTAAEPCSLASFVAPVRSPSSAEGVSGDTLGALRLPSRHGERTWPRACLPAPDGDTARRSSPETSAPHGHSRGRSETTSSHRSRHRRPYVARDDAISRHRGGYDEDAGSSHGGSRRTGPPSPHHQEQTGRIHAPAIEGQPGAPPRKRWRRRSQRQQHGFQQYHGQDQRRQGYRGNEEPQQGFRGQERPQGYQGYHGPRAHGTPSFPVQQGGYSSFRPSSGPHGREDSYHAPRGPVQEPPKIGRYRHREAPTFRPSSGAHGREDSHGDRHCPAQETPNGGYNKHREAPNFRPSSGAHGREESYGGRWNPAQEPPVANGWYQQREAPRDRGPVRPYHPYAWDANAFDRDNVGNHARHESRPGYQHRRNSKQSTSRGPAHARQYYGDVQKVNPISLPSWQLP, encoded by the coding sequence ATGGCACAGCCACGGCCGCCCTTCGACTTCGACCTTAacgagccgccgccaccggaaGACGACGGGGCGAACGACGCTTCTCCGGCACCGGTGCCGGTGCGTGAGCCCTCTCCGCAAGTTCCGatgcctccgccgtcgccggtgtTAGACCTCGAGGCTCCACTGTCGCCTCTGGACGAGGACGACGATGACGCTGACGCGCAACCGCCTGGTCCACCCAGCCTGCCCACCGCGGCGGAACCGTGCAGCCTGGCCAGCTTCGTGGCTCCGGTGCGCTCACCTTCCTCCGCTGAGGGCGTCTCTGGTGACACACTCGGCGCGCTTAGGCTTCCGAGCCGTCACGGCGAGAGAACGTGGCCGAGGGCGTGCCTGCCCGCGCCGGACGGGGACACGGCGCGGCGGTCGTCACCTGAGACCTCGGCGCCGCATGGTCACTCCAGGGGGAGAAGCGAGACGACATCTTCCCACAGGTCGCGGCACAGGCGGCCCTACGTCGCCCGCGACGACGCGATTTCTAGACATCGCGGCGGCTACGATGAGGATGCCGGGTCGTCCCATGGAGGGAGCCGCCGCACCGGACCGCCTTCCCCACATCACCAGGAACAGACAGGTAGAATACATGCACCGGCGATTGAAGGCCAGCCGGGAGCGCCTCCGAGGAAACGATGGCGTCGGCGGTCGCAAAGGCAGCAGCACGGGTTCCAGCAGTACCACGGCCAAGATCAAAGGCGGCAGGGGTATCGTGGCAACGAGGAGCCGCAGCAGGGCTTTCGAGGCCAGGAAAGACCACAGGGCTATCAAGGTTATCATGGGCCTCGTGCCCACGGAACGCCAAGTTTTCCGGTGCAACAAGGCGGCTATTCTTCTTTTAGGCCGTCGTCTGGGCCGCACGGCAGGGAGGACTCGTACCATGCCCCGCGCGGTCCGGTGCAAGAACCCCCCAAAATTGGCAGGTATCGGCATAGGGAGGCGCCTACTTTCAGGCCGTCTTCTGGAGCGCACGGCAGGGAGGATTCTCACGGCGACCGCCATTGTCCGGCCCAAGAAACCCCCAACGGTGGGTATAATAAGCACAGGGAGGCACCTAATTTCAGACCGTCGTCTGGAGCGCACGGCAGGGAGGAGTCGTACGGTGGCCGGTGGAATCCGGCGCAAGAACCCCCCGTTGCCAATGGTTGGTATCAGCAGAGGGAGGCGCCTCGTGATCGTGGCCCCGTTCGGCCGTACCACCCGTACGCATGGGACGCCAATGCGTTCGACAGGGATAACGTCGGGAACCATGCCAGGCATGAGTCCCGGCCCGGTTACCAACACCGCCGCAATAGCAAGCAAAGCACGTCAAGAGGACCCGCTCATGCACGTCAATATTACGGAGATGTACAAAAAGTGAATCCTATCTCATTACCCTCATGGCAACTGCCTTGA
- the LOC133884096 gene encoding glycosyltransferase family protein 64 C3-like encodes MDCHHMQVLQSVDFHSSTPSRVRTLRTHWSSLWSCSGATPPPSTASSFATGSRTTSCAASASLNSCFLPDPSIRTVTITVVDNNVLPDTTTLSFTYAAWQAAYSGSLVGFFSRSHHLDLTHGRWAYTTT; translated from the exons ATGGATTGCCATCACATGCAGGTGCTTCAG AGCGTCGACTTCCACTCCTCCACACCATCACGGGTGCGTACACTACGCACCCACTGGTCCTCGCTGTGGTCATGCTCTGGTGCAACCCCTCCACCCTCGACCGCTTCCTCCTTCGCGACGGGTTCTCGCACCACATCATGTGCCGCCTCCGCGTCCCTCAACTCCTGCTTCCTCCCTGACCCCTCCATCCGCACCGTCACCATCACCGTCGTGGACAACAACGTCCTCCCTGACACTACCACGCTCTCCTTCACGTATGCTGCCTGGCAGGCAGCCTACTCAGGCTCCCTCGTCGGCTTCTTCTCAAGGTCGCACCACCTCGACCTCACCCACGGGCGGTGGGCGTACACGACGACGTAG